Proteins encoded within one genomic window of Conchiformibius steedae:
- a CDS encoding succinate dehydrogenase assembly factor 2 has protein sequence MAQFDDTAKRRIRFLTRRGLLELDILLQRFMQQGFEQLSDAELAVFVEILDLPDQEFLALVNQKQTECREEFKPLLAKIRNA, from the coding sequence ATGGCACAATTTGACGATACCGCCAAACGGCGCATCCGTTTTTTAACCCGTCGCGGTCTGCTGGAATTGGATATTCTGCTGCAACGCTTTATGCAGCAGGGTTTTGAACAGTTAAGCGATGCAGAACTGGCTGTGTTTGTGGAAATTTTGGATTTGCCCGACCAAGAATTTTTGGCATTGGTGAATCAAAAACAAACCGAATGCCGCGAAGAATTTAAGCCTTTATTGGCAAAAATCAGGAATGCTTAA